A portion of the Desulfosarcina sp. BuS5 genome contains these proteins:
- the ltrA gene encoding group II intron reverse transcriptase/maturase — MGDTQMSQTISTKSREIARTVACNSRPIEWGQPPVLTGGSSLIKIELLAQSNPELVFTSVVHRIDFDLLKQSFRKIRKSKSAGVDKVTAKEYAENLDQNLYNLYERLRRGQYVASPVKRIWIDKEGGKKRPIGIPVLEDKIVQKAAAAILNVIFDRNFYNFSHAFRKGRSQHMAIKDLREQCLKQNISWIVSADITGLFDNINHELLKDMIRRRVSDGGMIRLIGKWLNAGVMEEGNLTYSETGTPQGGVISPVLSNIFLHYVLDDWYVKEVIPRMKGRCSIIRWADDFILGFEYEKDALRVMDVLPRRFEQFELSLHPEKTKLIRFSKRISGKGNGTFDFLGFTFYWSKSLKGYMVIKKKTARKRSSRFMKRIWIWCKDNRHKPMAEQYEILCSKLRGFYQYFGVISNYKVLEVVFEYTEKAWRRWLSRRSHKGEVMFEDLRTTYPLPLPRIVHNI, encoded by the coding sequence GGTGGGTCATCCCTTATCAAAATCGAGCTGCTTGCTCAAAGTAATCCTGAACTGGTATTTACATCAGTAGTCCATCGGATAGACTTTGATTTACTGAAACAATCCTTTCGTAAAATTCGGAAAAGCAAATCTGCAGGAGTGGACAAGGTTACGGCAAAGGAGTATGCCGAAAATCTTGATCAAAACCTCTATAATCTGTATGAACGACTGCGGAGAGGACAGTACGTTGCGTCTCCTGTAAAGCGTATCTGGATAGACAAGGAAGGAGGGAAAAAGCGTCCAATTGGCATACCTGTACTTGAGGATAAAATTGTCCAGAAAGCAGCAGCAGCCATATTGAATGTCATATTTGACAGGAATTTTTACAATTTTTCCCATGCATTCAGAAAAGGTCGGAGCCAACACATGGCAATCAAAGATTTACGTGAGCAATGCTTGAAGCAGAATATCAGCTGGATAGTAAGCGCAGATATTACAGGACTATTTGACAATATTAATCACGAGTTACTTAAAGACATGATACGTCGGAGAGTAAGTGACGGCGGAATGATTCGCCTGATAGGGAAGTGGTTGAATGCAGGCGTAATGGAGGAAGGCAACCTGACGTACTCTGAAACGGGCACTCCACAGGGAGGAGTAATTTCCCCTGTGCTCAGTAATATCTTTCTTCATTATGTTTTAGATGACTGGTACGTGAAAGAAGTGATCCCCCGGATGAAAGGGAGATGCTCCATCATACGCTGGGCGGATGATTTCATCCTCGGGTTCGAGTATGAAAAAGACGCATTGCGTGTCATGGATGTATTACCCAGGCGGTTCGAACAGTTCGAGCTGTCACTTCACCCGGAAAAGACAAAACTGATTCGATTTTCCAAACGCATTAGCGGAAAGGGAAACGGGACGTTTGATTTTTTAGGGTTTACATTTTACTGGTCAAAATCATTAAAAGGGTACATGGTAATAAAGAAAAAGACGGCAAGAAAGCGTTCAAGCCGTTTTATGAAGAGAATATGGATATGGTGCAAGGATAACCGTCATAAGCCAATGGCCGAGCAGTATGAGATTCTTTGCAGTAAACTGCGAGGTTTTTACCAGTACTTTGGAGTAATAAGTAACTACAAAGTGCTGGAAGTTGTGTTTGAATATACTGAGAAAGCATGGCGTCGATGGTTAAGCCGAAGAAGTCACAAGGGCGAAGTAATGTTCGAGGACTTGCGCACAACATACCCACTGCCATTACCCAGAATAGTCCATAATATTTGA
- a CDS encoding nucleotide-binding protein, which yields MKPSLFIGSSKESLDIAYALQENLESVAEVTVWDQGIFALSQPTISSLIKALDKSKFGAFILSPDDVTKIRGSEYQTARDNIVFELGLFIGRLSLERTFFVIPGNSMDMHLPTDLLGLTPTVFDANRQDGNIRAALGPASNQIRKALLNLESPRFDNELYEKFSKLLTNAKETLISAIATSDKSNEFPNKNELYNENVYSLNNMAKAANINTPDLFILGIDAIGGLLYKPGKKAMSWEQKNIENEIIKLEIMLKEWEKIL from the coding sequence ATGAAACCTTCTTTATTCATTGGCTCTTCAAAAGAAAGCCTTGATATTGCTTATGCACTTCAAGAAAATCTTGAATCCGTAGCTGAGGTTACTGTATGGGACCAGGGGATATTTGCTTTATCTCAACCAACTATTTCATCTCTCATAAAAGCCTTAGATAAGTCAAAGTTCGGAGCATTCATACTTTCACCGGATGACGTCACAAAAATCAGAGGAAGTGAATACCAAACTGCGAGAGACAATATAGTTTTTGAACTTGGGCTATTTATTGGCAGGCTAAGTTTAGAACGAACTTTCTTTGTTATTCCGGGAAATAGCATGGACATGCATCTTCCAACTGATTTACTTGGACTTACCCCTACCGTTTTTGATGCAAATCGCCAAGATGGAAACATTAGAGCCGCACTTGGACCCGCAAGTAACCAGATTAGAAAAGCATTATTGAATTTGGAATCTCCTCGCTTTGATAATGAATTGTATGAAAAATTTTCTAAATTACTCACTAATGCAAAAGAAACATTAATTTCTGCTATTGCTACGTCTGATAAATCAAATGAATTTCCAAACAAAAATGAGCTTTATAATGAAAATGTTTATTCCCTTAATAATATGGCTAAAGCTGCCAATATAAATACACCAGATCTTTTTATTTTAGGTATAGATGCAATCGGTGGCCTTTTATACAAGCCTGGTAAGAAAGCCATGTCTTGGGAACAGAAAAATATCGAAAATGAAATTATAAAGTTAGAAATTATGCTTAAGGAGTGGGAAAAAATATTGTAG
- a CDS encoding IS4 family transposase — MLCQNCAGLIEFLKNLILSNDFLQRHRKNPKDFTRQRKLPFSTLLFFLINLIKGSYQDELDHFFKAVNRFDIAKRMVSKAALAKARMKLKYEAFIELNSQLIDYFYQNFKPLKWHGFNLLAIDGTTVQLPRIAAIANYFGAWHPRQGDACPKARVSQMFDPLNKITVDAIISPKNEGERELAAYHFLKLLSDDLVLLDRGYPAYWLFNLIISQGSNFCARIQCKRWKIVRKFFNSGKKEKIISLPVFPSSIKQCKEMGLELQPLKLRLIRVELDTGEAEILITSLLDKDLYPHDLFGELYHMRWPVEEDYKTMKQRIEIENFSGKSVLSIYQDFHAKVFSKNLASALAFPTQSAIDINTYKNRHKYKMNFAQMLSKIKDVIPLFFIRSTDMVLSLISDLHKIITETIEPVRPGRKYPRNFKNRTGRFNYSYQPTR; from the coding sequence ATGCTTTGCCAGAATTGTGCCGGACTGATCGAGTTTTTAAAAAATTTAATTCTTTCTAATGATTTTCTCCAACGTCACAGGAAAAACCCGAAAGATTTCACACGTCAAAGAAAGCTTCCGTTTTCAACTTTGTTATTTTTCCTTATAAATCTTATAAAAGGTTCATACCAGGATGAACTTGATCACTTTTTTAAAGCTGTAAACCGCTTTGATATCGCCAAACGTATGGTTTCTAAAGCTGCCTTGGCAAAAGCAAGGATGAAGCTCAAATATGAAGCATTTATTGAACTCAATTCTCAGTTGATTGATTATTTTTATCAAAATTTCAAGCCATTAAAATGGCATGGTTTTAATCTCCTTGCTATTGACGGTACAACTGTACAATTGCCGAGGATTGCGGCAATAGCCAATTACTTTGGGGCCTGGCATCCACGCCAGGGAGACGCGTGCCCGAAAGCCCGGGTTTCACAAATGTTTGACCCTTTAAACAAAATAACAGTTGATGCCATAATCAGCCCAAAAAACGAAGGGGAGAGAGAATTGGCAGCTTATCATTTTTTAAAGCTTCTTTCAGATGACCTTGTCCTTTTGGACAGAGGATATCCGGCATACTGGCTTTTTAATCTTATAATCTCCCAAGGCTCTAATTTTTGTGCAAGAATTCAATGTAAAAGATGGAAAATCGTCCGAAAATTTTTTAATTCCGGCAAGAAAGAAAAAATCATATCTTTGCCGGTATTCCCAAGCTCAATCAAACAATGCAAAGAAATGGGCCTGGAACTTCAACCCTTAAAATTAAGGCTGATAAGAGTTGAATTGGATACTGGTGAAGCAGAGATACTTATCACTTCGCTTCTTGACAAAGACCTATATCCTCATGATCTGTTTGGTGAACTTTATCATATGAGATGGCCTGTGGAAGAAGATTACAAAACAATGAAACAACGGATTGAAATTGAAAATTTTTCCGGCAAGTCCGTTCTTTCAATTTACCAGGATTTTCATGCAAAGGTATTTTCAAAAAATCTTGCCTCAGCGCTGGCATTTCCTACCCAAAGCGCCATAGATATCAATACGTATAAAAATCGGCACAAATATAAAATGAATTTTGCCCAAATGCTATCAAAAATAAAGGATGTTATACCATTATTTTTCATCCGCTCCACAGATATGGTTTTATCCTTGATTTCTGATTTACATAAAATTATCACAGAAACAATTGAGCCTGTGAGACCGGGAAGAAAATATCCACGGAACTTTAAAAATAGAACTGGACGTTTTAATTATTCTTATCAGCCAACGCGCTAA
- a CDS encoding DUF499 domain-containing protein, producing the protein MYLKTSCIPRESVFNRDRRNVVLELSDFLKSKINAEDFFEENFITSGMKTLLEKIFSRLEGTIDQASTFLLTQAMGGGKTHNMIALGLLARDPELRRKILGKKSPEAKLGNVRVLGFTGRESDAPLGIWGSIAEQLGKKEVFNNYYSPLQPPGVTAWINLLKDEPTVIMLDELPPYLEYAKSKEIGNSDLAVVTTTALSNLLVAVNKTELSNVCVIISDLTATYEGGSAQINKALDNLKKETNRSALRIEPVNTHGDELYHILRTRLFKALPDETIIKKVANEYASAVKSAKEMDVTNASPDSYAAQIIESYPFHFVIRDLYARFKENPDFQQTRGLIRLMRVIVSSLYETGRADKTMLVHPYDLDLNNEEVFSEAKSINPTLSEAITHDIAKAGHSVAEELDQRLGSGTDAQDVSKLILVASLANIPGATHGLRESDIMGYLCAPGRDISKVKKDIVDYLPTQAWYLHTSTDGRLFYKNTQNLAAKLHSIATGYNRQSCLNELRGYLKSLFSPELKDCYQRIKIIPAIDEVDIDANRVSLIITEPTGNIAGATKLSSDWDRFANDIEYKNRIVFLTGNHENILDRVVDQAAQYRAIQSIIDEFDAERLSEKDPQRIQAQTSRDKIILGLRSAIQEAFTTLVYPSKNGFRTTDCRIQFTDNQFDGEKLIRDTLEKVQKFTNEITGDTFRKKCEARLFGGQQRSQWSEIKRRAATLTSWQFHRPDALDSLKETSLSRNIWRDEGGIINKGPFPPPKTEVRIQKISRNDDTGEAALNYSCAWRYCILRDRRR; encoded by the coding sequence ATGTATCTAAAAACTTCATGTATACCGCGAGAAAGCGTTTTTAATAGAGATAGACGTAATGTTGTACTGGAACTTTCAGATTTTCTTAAGTCTAAAATTAATGCTGAAGATTTTTTTGAGGAAAACTTTATAACCTCAGGCATGAAAACCCTTTTGGAAAAAATATTCAGCAGGTTGGAAGGAACAATAGATCAGGCCTCTACATTTTTGCTTACCCAGGCAATGGGCGGAGGTAAGACCCATAATATGATAGCCCTTGGTTTGCTTGCCCGGGATCCCGAACTTCGCAGGAAAATACTGGGCAAAAAAAGTCCTGAAGCAAAACTTGGCAACGTGAGAGTGCTTGGATTTACCGGAAGAGAGTCGGATGCGCCCCTGGGAATATGGGGATCAATTGCAGAGCAGTTAGGTAAAAAAGAGGTGTTTAATAATTATTATTCCCCTTTGCAGCCACCTGGTGTAACTGCGTGGATAAACCTTTTAAAAGATGAGCCCACAGTAATAATGCTGGATGAACTGCCTCCTTATCTGGAATATGCCAAATCAAAGGAGATTGGAAACAGTGATCTTGCGGTAGTTACGACAACAGCTCTTTCAAATCTTTTGGTTGCGGTTAATAAAACGGAACTTTCCAATGTCTGCGTTATTATATCCGATCTTACGGCTACATATGAGGGAGGAAGCGCGCAGATAAACAAAGCCCTTGACAATCTCAAGAAAGAGACTAATCGTTCAGCCCTCAGAATAGAACCGGTTAATACTCATGGCGATGAATTGTATCACATCTTAAGAACCAGACTTTTCAAGGCGTTACCGGACGAAACAATAATAAAAAAGGTTGCTAATGAATATGCATCGGCTGTTAAAAGTGCAAAGGAGATGGATGTAACCAACGCTTCCCCTGATTCTTATGCGGCTCAGATTATTGAGTCCTATCCTTTTCATTTTGTAATCCGCGACCTTTATGCAAGATTCAAGGAAAACCCCGATTTTCAGCAAACAAGAGGGCTGATCCGGCTGATGCGCGTTATTGTATCCAGCCTGTATGAAACCGGACGAGCGGATAAAACCATGCTTGTTCATCCGTATGATCTGGATTTAAATAATGAAGAGGTTTTTTCGGAAGCAAAAAGCATTAACCCGACCTTAAGCGAGGCAATAACTCACGATATTGCCAAAGCCGGCCATTCGGTTGCGGAGGAACTTGATCAGCGACTTGGCTCCGGTACAGACGCCCAGGATGTATCAAAGCTTATTCTTGTGGCATCCCTTGCCAATATTCCCGGCGCCACTCACGGTCTTCGGGAATCTGATATTATGGGATATCTCTGTGCGCCGGGCCGTGACATCTCTAAGGTAAAAAAGGATATTGTTGATTATCTCCCCACACAGGCGTGGTATCTCCACACCAGTACAGATGGAAGGCTTTTTTATAAAAACACCCAGAACCTAGCAGCCAAACTGCACTCAATTGCTACTGGCTATAACCGGCAATCCTGTTTAAATGAACTGAGGGGATATCTAAAGTCTTTGTTTTCACCTGAACTAAAAGACTGTTATCAGAGGATTAAAATTATTCCTGCTATTGATGAGGTTGATATTGATGCAAACAGAGTCAGCCTCATTATAACAGAACCAACCGGCAACATAGCAGGCGCAACAAAGTTGAGTTCGGACTGGGATAGATTCGCAAATGATATTGAATACAAAAACAGAATTGTTTTTCTAACCGGAAATCATGAAAACATCCTGGACCGTGTTGTGGACCAGGCCGCTCAATATCGGGCAATACAGTCCATTATTGATGAATTTGACGCTGAGAGGCTTTCTGAAAAAGACCCGCAGCGCATTCAGGCTCAAACAAGCCGTGATAAAATCATTCTTGGTTTGCGAAGCGCCATCCAGGAAGCCTTTACAACACTGGTTTATCCGTCAAAAAATGGATTTCGCACAACTGACTGCAGAATTCAGTTCACCGACAATCAGTTTGATGGTGAAAAACTCATTCGTGATACCCTTGAAAAGGTTCAGAAATTTACTAACGAAATCACTGGCGACACGTTCAGGAAAAAGTGCGAGGCGCGTCTCTTTGGCGGGCAGCAAAGGTCTCAGTGGTCGGAGATAAAACGGCGGGCAGCCACGCTTACGAGCTGGCAGTTTCATCGACCGG